The following proteins come from a genomic window of Brevibacillus antibioticus:
- the ruvA gene encoding Holliday junction branch migration protein RuvA, with product MIDFVEGTLSYLDSEYIVIETGGIGYRLFCPNPYQFVRYEGNKTKLFTHHHVREDAILLYGFATRDERDLFRKLLDVSGIGPKGGLAILAAATPEQLVMAVQQENVTYLTKFPGIGKKTAQRIILDLKDKLVGYTPSAILTVAAGDLTAGEKAVSALNEALDALTALGYSDGELQKIRNTLSEKSKEGDGVEKLIKQGLALLMRG from the coding sequence ATGATTGATTTTGTAGAAGGTACACTTAGTTATCTCGATTCGGAATACATAGTCATCGAAACGGGCGGGATTGGTTATCGACTGTTTTGCCCAAACCCGTACCAATTCGTTCGGTATGAAGGCAACAAAACCAAATTGTTTACCCATCACCATGTGCGCGAAGATGCCATCCTGCTGTATGGCTTCGCTACCCGTGATGAACGCGATTTGTTCCGCAAGCTGCTTGATGTTAGCGGAATTGGTCCAAAGGGCGGATTGGCTATTCTGGCTGCGGCGACGCCTGAGCAGCTGGTGATGGCGGTTCAACAGGAGAATGTTACCTATTTGACGAAATTTCCGGGGATTGGGAAAAAGACGGCCCAGCGCATTATTCTCGATTTGAAGGATAAATTGGTAGGGTACACCCCATCTGCGATTTTGACTGTTGCAGCGGGTGATTTGACAGCAGGCGAGAAAGCTGTGTCTGCACTGAACGAAGCACTCGATGCGTTGACTGCACTGGGTTACTCTGATGGTGAACTGCAAAAAATCAGAAACACGCTGTCTGAGAAATCAAAAGAGGGCGATGGTGTAGAAAAGCTCATCAAACAAGGGCTTGCGTTGCTCATGAGGGGGTAG
- the ruvC gene encoding crossover junction endodeoxyribonuclease RuvC — translation MRILGIDPGIAIVGFGVVDKEGSQLRPVQYGSIQTEAGLPVPLRLKQIFEAMQSLLETYRPDEMSVEKLFFNKNVTTAFTVGQARGVIILAAELAGVPVYEYTPMQVKQAVTGYGGAEKKQIQEMTKLLLRLKEVPKPDDVADALGIAITHAQFRAFISISEGVQK, via the coding sequence ATGCGCATTTTAGGAATTGACCCTGGCATTGCGATTGTTGGCTTCGGGGTTGTGGATAAAGAGGGCAGCCAATTGCGTCCCGTCCAATATGGAAGCATTCAGACAGAAGCAGGATTGCCAGTACCGCTTAGATTGAAACAGATTTTTGAGGCAATGCAGAGCCTTCTGGAAACATATCGTCCTGATGAAATGTCCGTCGAAAAGCTTTTCTTTAATAAAAACGTGACGACAGCCTTTACAGTTGGTCAAGCGCGAGGGGTTATTATACTTGCAGCAGAGCTGGCTGGTGTGCCGGTCTATGAATATACCCCGATGCAGGTCAAGCAAGCCGTGACTGGGTACGGGGGAGCAGAGAAGAAGCAAATACAGGAAATGACGAAGCTCCTATTGCGGTTAAAAGAAGTACCAAAGCCTGACGACGTGGCGGACGCATTGGGCATTGCCATTACGCACGCACAGTTTCGCGCGTTCATTTCCATTTCGGAAGGGGTTCAGAAATGA
- a CDS encoding bifunctional 2',3'-cyclic-nucleotide 2'-phosphodiesterase/3'-nucleotidase, translating into MKKTNKKMLTAFLLSTSLVVGALSFPLTPVSAQTDSVIKLRLLETTDIHTNIVNYDYYQDKNTDEFGLAKTATLVKKARAEVKNSLLIDNGDLLQGNPLGDYVAKIDQLKGGNIHPAYKAMNQMDYDVANIGNHEFNFGLEFLETSLKGAKFPYINSNVYVDDKDKNPDNDKNMFTPYEILERTFKDENGKDVKLKVGVIGFVPPQIMQWDKANLEGKVIAKDIVETANKFVPEMKKKGADIIIAVPHSGIGPIEGGPQLENASFQLSKVDGIDAILFGHSHSVFPGPGYDKIPGIDAEKGTFNGKPAVMPGFWGNHLGQIDLTLKQEKGKWKVAESVTKVVPIYDKANKASLADADKAIVEAVKVDHDKTVEWVRSAVGKTSSPIFSYFALVQDDPSIQIVTNAQKWFVEKNVKGTEYDGIPVLSAGAPFKAGGRNGVSYYSNIPAGTIAIKNVSDLYIYPNTLKAVLVDGATVKEWLERSAGQFNQIDVKKADEQPLINESFPTYNYDVIDGVTYQIDVTQPSKYAVDGKVANKDANRIKNLSYNGKPVKPEDKFIVVTNNYRASGGGAFPGLDGKNIVIDSPDENRQIVIDYILNQKNIDPAADNNWSFAPVDAKLNVTFTSSPDAKPFAEKLSNIKFINVLESGFAKFSIDLSKPASK; encoded by the coding sequence ATGAAAAAAACGAACAAAAAAATGCTGACTGCTTTTCTCCTCAGCACTTCTTTGGTTGTTGGCGCACTCTCTTTTCCTCTTACTCCAGTAAGCGCGCAAACAGATTCTGTCATTAAGCTCCGCCTGTTGGAAACGACAGATATCCACACCAATATCGTTAACTATGATTACTATCAAGACAAAAACACAGACGAGTTTGGCCTCGCAAAAACTGCGACATTGGTCAAAAAAGCAAGAGCAGAAGTGAAAAACAGCCTTCTGATCGACAACGGTGACTTGTTGCAAGGAAACCCATTGGGTGACTACGTGGCAAAAATTGACCAGTTAAAAGGTGGAAATATTCACCCTGCTTACAAAGCAATGAACCAGATGGACTATGATGTTGCCAATATCGGTAACCACGAGTTCAACTTTGGTTTGGAGTTCTTGGAGACCAGCTTGAAGGGTGCGAAATTCCCTTACATAAACTCTAACGTCTATGTAGACGACAAGGACAAAAACCCTGACAATGACAAAAACATGTTCACTCCTTATGAAATCCTGGAGCGTACTTTTAAAGATGAGAACGGCAAAGATGTAAAACTCAAAGTAGGCGTAATCGGTTTTGTTCCTCCACAAATTATGCAGTGGGACAAGGCTAACCTGGAAGGAAAAGTAATCGCGAAGGACATCGTAGAAACCGCCAACAAATTCGTACCTGAAATGAAGAAAAAAGGGGCGGACATCATCATCGCAGTCCCTCACTCCGGAATTGGCCCTATCGAGGGTGGTCCTCAATTGGAGAACGCTAGCTTCCAACTGAGCAAAGTAGATGGTATCGACGCGATCTTGTTCGGACACTCCCACTCCGTATTCCCTGGCCCTGGATACGATAAAATTCCAGGCATTGATGCAGAAAAAGGAACGTTCAACGGTAAACCTGCCGTTATGCCTGGCTTCTGGGGTAACCACCTCGGCCAGATCGACCTGACGCTGAAACAAGAAAAAGGAAAATGGAAAGTGGCTGAGTCCGTTACAAAAGTAGTTCCGATCTATGACAAAGCGAACAAAGCATCCTTGGCTGATGCAGACAAAGCTATCGTAGAGGCAGTAAAAGTAGATCACGATAAAACAGTTGAATGGGTTCGTTCTGCTGTAGGGAAAACATCTTCCCCGATCTTCAGCTACTTTGCACTCGTGCAAGATGACCCATCTATCCAAATTGTAACCAATGCACAAAAATGGTTCGTTGAGAAAAACGTGAAGGGTACAGAGTACGATGGCATTCCAGTTCTGTCTGCTGGTGCACCATTTAAAGCAGGCGGCCGCAACGGAGTAAGCTACTACTCCAATATCCCAGCTGGTACAATCGCCATCAAAAACGTATCTGACCTGTACATCTACCCGAACACATTGAAAGCGGTTCTGGTTGATGGGGCTACGGTGAAAGAATGGTTGGAGCGCTCCGCTGGACAGTTCAACCAAATCGATGTAAAGAAAGCAGATGAGCAACCACTTATCAACGAGTCTTTCCCAACGTACAACTATGATGTAATCGACGGCGTTACTTATCAAATCGATGTGACACAGCCATCCAAATACGCAGTAGATGGAAAAGTAGCAAACAAAGATGCAAACCGCATCAAAAACCTCTCTTATAACGGTAAACCAGTAAAACCTGAAGACAAATTCATCGTCGTAACCAACAACTACCGTGCAAGCGGCGGCGGTGCGTTCCCAGGTCTAGATGGTAAAAACATCGTAATCGATTCTCCAGATGAAAACCGTCAAATCGTAATCGATTACATCCTGAACCAAAAAAATATCGACCCAGCAGCAGACAACAACTGGTCTTTTGCTCCAGTAGATGCCAAGTTGAACGTTACATTCACTTCTTCTCCTGACGCGAAACCATTTGCTGAAAAATTGTCCAACATCAAGTTCATCAACGTATTGGAATCTGGGTTTGCGAAATTCTCTATTGATTTGTCCAAGCCTGCTTCCAAGTAA
- a CDS encoding phosphotransferase produces MNKGILSTIEKVFRCQIYGVKPKRNVNLLKTDRGHWILKGYKQVEKAVWVTELADALHEKGFHHTVQYVASQEGSKIFTFEDRHYTIMKMIDGHEADNASLFDVKKTAETLARFHVAAQGFPIAHSYAYEGKPALLDKWESRLEYFERLMWSIEQKGPQSKLEQLISQQADHVLRDGKELLQSAYKLPLTPEMFVAMERGTLAHRDVASHNFLLTERGNCYLIDLDTVGHDLQLVDLVQLMSRMLLMQEYGMDSFVEAMEAYSNVNYLSDTQIWAVHQLLRYPDNFLREVTGLYSQRPGYHMRGVMQLIQMEGKVMENRQRFLNDGERIFQRSPWGHYHFVG; encoded by the coding sequence ATGAACAAAGGAATCTTATCCACTATTGAAAAGGTTTTTCGCTGTCAAATCTACGGGGTGAAGCCGAAGCGAAACGTCAACCTGTTAAAAACAGACCGGGGCCACTGGATACTCAAAGGATATAAGCAGGTCGAAAAAGCTGTGTGGGTGACAGAGTTAGCAGATGCACTTCATGAGAAGGGCTTTCATCATACGGTGCAATATGTGGCGAGTCAGGAAGGGTCCAAAATTTTTACATTTGAAGACCGCCATTACACCATCATGAAAATGATTGATGGGCATGAAGCAGATAACGCTTCTCTTTTCGATGTTAAAAAAACAGCAGAGACATTGGCACGTTTTCATGTTGCAGCTCAGGGTTTTCCTATTGCTCATTCCTATGCGTATGAAGGAAAACCGGCTCTTTTAGATAAATGGGAGAGTCGCTTGGAATACTTTGAGCGCTTGATGTGGTCGATTGAACAGAAAGGACCCCAGAGCAAACTGGAGCAACTCATTTCCCAACAGGCAGATCACGTCCTTCGGGATGGCAAGGAGCTGCTACAATCTGCCTACAAGCTGCCTTTGACGCCAGAAATGTTTGTAGCCATGGAGAGGGGGACACTCGCGCACAGAGACGTGGCGAGTCATAACTTTTTGCTTACGGAGCGAGGTAATTGCTATTTGATTGACCTTGATACAGTAGGTCATGATCTTCAGCTTGTTGACCTTGTACAATTGATGTCGCGGATGCTATTGATGCAAGAGTACGGCATGGATTCCTTTGTAGAAGCGATGGAAGCCTATAGTAATGTCAACTATTTATCTGATACGCAAATTTGGGCTGTTCATCAATTGCTTCGCTATCCGGATAATTTCTTGCGGGAGGTAACGGGCTTGTATAGCCAGCGCCCAGGCTACCACATGCGGGGGGTCATGCAGCTGATCCAAATGGAAGGCAAAGTGATGGAGAATCGTCAACGCTTTTTAAACGACGGAGAACGAATTTTCCAGCGCTCTCCGTGGGGGCATTACCATTTTGTTGGATAA
- a CDS encoding BofC C-terminal domain-containing protein, with protein MTEKKRWMVYATWGVALATGVVVGILLVSKEGNDSGLARLLNHTGEANVVAGASYELVLARHYLCGVRDEEHVSVRTNQLADVMGDYNGWEIVQAEPVKMILMKREQDIAPVCKENGHIGIAADGMLALFHGLPAEQDVVQTFYRIDTAKMEASLPKEEWENLKRGIRIRNLAEYNSVLSTYGEYQWSGQ; from the coding sequence GTGACTGAGAAGAAAAGATGGATGGTTTACGCGACGTGGGGTGTAGCATTAGCCACAGGCGTCGTAGTTGGTATCCTGTTAGTGAGTAAGGAGGGAAACGATTCAGGTCTTGCGCGCTTACTGAACCATACAGGTGAAGCAAATGTAGTCGCGGGTGCGTCGTACGAGTTGGTTTTAGCACGCCATTATTTATGTGGGGTGCGAGATGAAGAACATGTATCAGTTCGTACCAATCAACTGGCAGACGTCATGGGCGATTACAATGGATGGGAAATTGTACAAGCTGAGCCTGTGAAGATGATCTTGATGAAGCGAGAGCAGGATATAGCGCCAGTGTGCAAGGAGAATGGACATATCGGAATAGCAGCGGACGGAATGCTTGCCCTGTTTCATGGTCTGCCTGCTGAACAAGATGTCGTGCAAACCTTTTATCGAATCGATACTGCAAAAATGGAAGCGAGTCTGCCAAAAGAGGAATGGGAGAATCTGAAACGGGGGATTCGCATTCGGAATTTGGCAGAGTATAACAGTGTATTGTCCACCTATGGCGAATACCAATGGAGCGGACAATGA
- the ruvB gene encoding Holliday junction branch migration DNA helicase RuvB, giving the protein MDSRIITTHMNWEEDAAELSLRPRYLNEYIGQQHVKENLKIFIEAAKMRKESLDHVLLYGPPGLGKTTLSQIIANELGVNIRTTSGPAIERPGDLAAILTNLQEGDVLFIDEIHRLNRSVEEVLYPAMEDFALDIIIGKGPSARSVRLDLPPFTLVGATTRAGMLSAPLRDRFGVVNRLEFYTVPELTFIVSRAADILQVVIREGGAEEIARRSRGTPRVANRLLKRVRDFAQVKGEGVITTEIAKEALERLQVDACGLDHIDHKLLLAIIDRFDGGPVGLDTIAATIGEESQTVEDVCEPYLMQIGFMQRTPRGRVLTPSAYQHFGREMKS; this is encoded by the coding sequence TTGGATTCTCGGATCATCACGACGCATATGAATTGGGAAGAAGATGCGGCGGAGTTGAGCCTCCGTCCTCGCTATTTAAACGAATACATCGGCCAGCAGCATGTGAAGGAAAACTTGAAAATCTTTATTGAAGCAGCCAAAATGCGGAAAGAGTCGTTGGACCACGTACTGCTGTACGGTCCGCCTGGTCTGGGGAAGACGACGCTGTCGCAAATTATTGCAAATGAGCTGGGTGTGAATATCCGAACGACGTCTGGTCCGGCGATTGAGCGTCCCGGTGATTTGGCAGCGATTTTGACCAATCTCCAAGAAGGCGATGTCCTGTTTATTGACGAGATTCACAGGCTCAACCGTAGTGTCGAGGAAGTTTTGTATCCAGCAATGGAGGATTTTGCGCTGGACATCATAATCGGTAAAGGGCCAAGCGCTCGCAGTGTCCGTTTGGATTTGCCACCATTTACACTGGTGGGGGCTACGACGCGGGCTGGAATGCTTTCCGCGCCGCTTCGAGATCGCTTTGGAGTTGTAAATCGCCTGGAGTTTTATACAGTCCCGGAACTGACCTTTATCGTTTCGCGTGCAGCCGACATCCTGCAGGTCGTCATTCGCGAAGGCGGAGCAGAAGAGATTGCCAGACGTTCACGTGGAACACCCCGGGTGGCAAATCGTTTGCTGAAGCGGGTTCGCGATTTTGCCCAGGTAAAAGGCGAAGGTGTCATTACGACAGAGATTGCCAAAGAAGCGCTGGAAAGATTGCAAGTGGATGCTTGCGGTCTCGATCATATCGACCACAAACTATTGCTGGCGATTATTGATCGTTTTGACGGTGGACCGGTTGGACTGGATACGATCGCAGCAACAATCGGAGAAGAGTCACAAACGGTGGAAGATGTTTGCGAGCCATACCTCATGCAGATTGGCTTTATGCAGCGGACGCCGCGGGGGCGGGTTCTTACTCCGAGTGCATACCAACACTTTGGTCGGGAGATGAAATCGTGA